In Bacillus sp. (in: firmicutes), the DNA window GAAGGAGTGTGGATGTTAACGGTGCCTCAAGATTTAACGGGGCATCTTTATAAATACGAAATCGAGTCACAAGAAGGTCATGTCTTTCATAAAACAGATCCATTTGCGTTTTATACCGAACTACGTCCACATACGGCTGGAATCATCTATAACTTGTCTGGATTTCAATGGGATGATGAAGAATGGTTAAGGAAAAGAATCCAAAAGCCTGTTTATCAGGAACCTTTGTTTATCTATGAAGTTCATCTTGGAACCTGGAAAAAGAAACATGGGAACGACTTTTTAACTTATCGAGAGCTTGCAAAAGAGCTTGTTCCATATGTTAAGCAACTAGGGTTTACTCATATTGAAATATTGCCGGTAACGGAGCATCCGTTTGATCGATCATGGGGATACCAAAGCACGGGATATTTTGCACCGACAAGCAGATATGGGACTCCGCATGATTTGATGTATTTCGTGAATGAGTGTCACAAGCACGGCCTTGGTGTCATATTAGATTGGGTTCCAGGACATTTCTGTAAAGATGCTCATGGATTGTATCGCTTTGATGGGCATTATTTGTACGAATATCCTGAAGAACGTGATCGTGAGAATTTCACTTGGGGAACTGCAAATTTTGATTTAGGAAAAAATGAAATACATAGCTTTTTGATTTCTAATGCGATTTACTGGTTGGACTATTACCACATTGATGGTTTTCGGTTAGATGCCGTGTCCAAAATTATTTACTGGCCCAATTCTCATGACTGCACCGTTAATCCATATGGGATTTCCTTTTTACAAAAACTCAATCGTGCTGTTGGTCAATATGATCCACATGTATTAATGATAGCTGAGGATTCTACCGATTATCCACGTGTAACTGCTCCGGTTCACCTTGATGGACTAGGGTTTCATTATAAATGGAACATGGGATGGATGAATGACGTGTTGACCTATATGGAGCTACCACCTGCAGAACGGTCGAGCGCTCACTCGAAAATGACGTTTTCTCTTATTTACGCCTTTTCTGAGAATTTTATCCTCCCGTTTTCACACGATGAAGTTGTACATGGAAAAAAATCATTACTTAATAAGATGCCTGGAGACTATTGGCAAAAATTCGCTCAGTTGAGATTGCTTTATGGATATATGGTCGCACATCCTGGGAAGAAGCTGCTCTTTATGGGAGGAGAGATTGGACAATTTGATGAGTGGAAAGATTTAGAAGAAATAGATTGGCATCTACTAGATTACGACATGCATCGAAAAATGAACGTGTATGTACGGAATCTATTAGCTTTTTACAAACAATCGAAACCATTGTATGAGTTGGATCATCAGCCGGAGGGATTTGAATGGATCGATGTGAATAATCACGAGCAAAAAATTTTCTCCTTTATTCGTAAAGCAAAAAATAAAGATGAATTTCTA includes these proteins:
- the glgB gene encoding 1,4-alpha-glucan branching enzyme produces the protein MYETPTDFELHLFHEGNLFQAYTLFGAHIIKNREQTSTRFCVWAPHAKRIRVVGSFNHWNGREYEMTRLNREGVWMLTVPQDLTGHLYKYEIESQEGHVFHKTDPFAFYTELRPHTAGIIYNLSGFQWDDEEWLRKRIQKPVYQEPLFIYEVHLGTWKKKHGNDFLTYRELAKELVPYVKQLGFTHIEILPVTEHPFDRSWGYQSTGYFAPTSRYGTPHDLMYFVNECHKHGLGVILDWVPGHFCKDAHGLYRFDGHYLYEYPEERDRENFTWGTANFDLGKNEIHSFLISNAIYWLDYYHIDGFRLDAVSKIIYWPNSHDCTVNPYGISFLQKLNRAVGQYDPHVLMIAEDSTDYPRVTAPVHLDGLGFHYKWNMGWMNDVLTYMELPPAERSSAHSKMTFSLIYAFSENFILPFSHDEVVHGKKSLLNKMPGDYWQKFAQLRLLYGYMVAHPGKKLLFMGGEIGQFDEWKDLEEIDWHLLDYDMHRKMNVYVRNLLAFYKQSKPLYELDHQPEGFEWIDVNNHEQKIFSFIRKAKNKDEFLVVICNFSEYPYHQYKVGVPQKGAYQEIWNSDAEQYGGLGITNPKAVNAQEGVYHGKPYHIEISIPPFSAIFFQPVNSRKECLAHGESRLCRDVVSRRERKSIKRTDKRFGQTSSTVRRKV